The genomic stretch ttcTCAATCGTGCAAaagttgtgttttttatgttcctcagtcacacattttaaacacaccAACTTCTGATCATCCGTACAGAAGAGCTCATGTTTTAAGCCGTGGACATCACAGAACACTCCTTGATTTTGTGCTGAAGTCCTGCGTCTCTTCTCCATTATGACACAATCACATGCACCCTTAAGAGCCAGGTTTTTTACCAGAGTGCCTTTAATAGTAGTTCTGCAGTTTGGACACTCCTTCACCAGCTTTGAGGTCCAGTTTCTCTCAAGACACTCCCTGCAGAAACTGTGACTGCAGGGCAGAACCACCGGATCCCTAAAGATATCAATGCAGATGGAGCATATGAGGTTTTCCTCCAGGTTACCGTGAGAAGATGCCATGGCTGATTCTATTGTTGCTTTGCTCTTTCATATATTTCcgctcgtctcgtctcgtctagTCTCTGACAAGCTTCCAGagaaatgaaagtgaaagtgtttaagGATTGTTTTGGGCTTGAATGAATCGGACTGAAACCTAAACAACAGGCTGATGAATCAAACACTGGGCTGTTATAAGTACTAAATAAGGTGACTTTGTAGGCATCAAACCATTCCTGTTCCTCATACTATTTCTGAACTTTTTTATGCAATGCAGAATTTGGAGCATGAATTAggttggtggaaaaaaaaacaaaaaaaaaacactgccatTAAGGAATAGTgatatacagtgttgtgctcgttactataaaatagtaactagttacagttactcgttacttcattcaaaaagtaacagttactttgttgattacttacaccaaaatgtattgtgttattgttaaaagtaactttttagttacttttttaaagaaccttctttaatgttctcattaatgcccttttatgcgttatggtctacaaacacaaaactgacaaacacaaagtcattttaaacactattttttttaagtcagagcagcacaaactgaatatatcacaaggatttctgaaataaagaacaaaacaagctgaataatatattcacaatcaaaaactgaACACGTtacaaaagtaaattaaaagaaaataaaagaaaaagagagacttGCCAGAGTTTTAACTGACATCCCATTATGTTATTACTCGTAATTGAACAGCTGGGAGATCTATAAGCAGGCAAtagatacactatattaccaaatgttttagtatgtgctttttgagcatcacattccacatttagtcccagttttctttaatattttccttctgggaagatgttccactagaatttgccAGGGTTCGCATTCATCTAGAAGGTGTTTAATATGTTTGagatcagagatctatagcaggacatcttccacatagatggatggatgaatggatggatttcAGCAGTACCATCGACAAACTAATAAACCAAATAAGACGTAACCAAGGAAATTACCCTTTCCTTTACTCCAACAACAGTCAATTATAATCATTGGCATCAATGATCAAAGCTACACATAGGTCAAAAACAATCAAGGAGACAAAactctctgtgctatgatgaagcCTAAATGCATTTTATAAGTGTTATTCCTATGTATGAGCATAACTGCTGCACTAAAACCTTTTCAAAGATTTTGGATATAAATTGCCTTTTTTTATCTGTACACTTTAAGCTGTTAGCTTTAAAGATGTAGGGACTTAATTTAAACTAGTTTCTAGGTCTCTTCAGGAGAAGTAAAACATTCTAGTGGAGGAGAGTTTTATTGTCTACCtggttatttattaaaaactcaTTTCAAGTTTCCCACAGTGCTAACACAAGACAAAATCgaacaaattaaaacaaatgttactGAACTATCACTGACCAACTAAAATGAATGTGGTGAATGTGTAGAACAGTGAAATGGTGCACTGGATATGCTTGAGATTGCTTTTTTGGAATAATAACAGCAATCCCAGCTCTACTCCTTCCTCCTTAAATCAAAATCAATCCAACAGAGAGACTGCATGAatcaaaattcaattcaatacatttttatttgtagagcgcttttaacaatgaacattgtctcagagtaGCTTTgcacagataaagtggttataaagttgCATAAAAGAATtcataagtttagtgcctataagtttgttcattATAATTTAAAAGTATATCCCTAAAACTCTGCCATGTTCTCTTCAGATCAACAACTATCTCTTGTTTGTAATCCATATTCATGGTATAAATGTTGGCTCAGCACCAGTCCATTAGCCACTGCACTTCCTCCTCTCTGATGATAAGGTGCACGGTGGATGACAAGGTCATGtaatcagcgaacttgatgatgagGCTCAAGCAGCGTAAATAGCAGGGGACTGAGCACACGGCCCAGCAGGCTCAGCGCTGATCAGCTGATCAGTCAGATGTTGAGgaatgatggtggtgaaggcAGAGTTCAAGTCTATAAGCAGTTAGTgtctagaggtcgaccgatatgggtttttctctggacgatgctgatatttagaaatcagggcagccgGTGAGTGATACGatgctgatttttctttttttctacctTCATCGAATTAAATCTCACAGTTAATTAATGTCACGATAcagaaaattgtttaaataaagcatttattccCTCTCcaaatattattgtaatttttttctccaaatgtagcatcatatttaaccaataaaataaataaggctAGATTAAGAGTGACGTATAAGAATTTAAATTAAAGAAGTGAAAAGTAAACCCTTTGATTTATCAGACCAGGTCACATTCTTCCATTGCTCCATGATTCAGCTCTGGTGCTCATGTGTCTATTGTAGGAGCTTTTGGTGGTACACAGGGTCAGCATGGACACTCTTACCACTCTGCATCTCTATACTGAGAATCCATGATGCTGTCACCTGTTTACCTTGGAGCACATGGATACTGTAGGTACCTAACACTTAATACTGGGAAAAAAACATAACCTGCTTTGGAAAAGCTTTGAAAGAGCGATCAAGTCAAAACAACTTTCAGCCTTATActtgtccatttttcctgcacTTTTCACTGGCTACCTAATATACTGCCTCATAAGTCTACCTATttaatttttctcatttttaaatctaattagttaaacaaaatacactctgtcaatactataataataataataattataataataataataataataaacattctaCCTAGTtgcaatacacatttttaaaagaaaagcagacttttttaaacaaagcaaaaatgtaTTCTAATGTTGAAATTACACATTTAAGTAGCCAGAAGGTTTTATACACAATAATGTTTAGCTATCAAAATGTACAGAACTCAGCAGGATATTTTATTATGGTCAGGAAAATCCACAGTCATTATTGGCTAGAAGTTTAGGAGAACAGGCCTGGAGTTACTGACAGTGACAGTGACCAGTCATCATACATAAAAGTTGTTCAGCTGTTTTGTGTTGTAGCAGCAGCTGGAGAAAGTACAGTGGCTTGGTGAAAACACATGGTAGTCTTTAATGTTCAGGGATGGTAGCTCTTTCTGGTAGCAAAAAGCTAGTTGGCATATGAACATTAGGGGGGAAAGCTCCTGGTTGTTTTATATACTGTGAAACTGCCTTAGCATTGGGCCTGAAAATCACTGACCTGCAACTGATTActgttaaaacaacaaaaaaaaagcatgaagaaTTTTCCATACACTACATTGCTGATTAGTAAAGCAGATACAGTATGTTTTGACAACTATTGCTCGAGTTGACAGATTATTATATAGttgattataacacaatataaagtttctatttattcattaaaacaatttatttcttcattttgttgTAGTAAAAAGTTTATAGTATATAAGTGAATGATTTTAGTTTGACATTCAAGTGAGTTTTAGCACAACAGATCTGTTGGTATTGGGAGTGAGGTTTAGGTAGTCTGAATCTTCTTTGGTGTTGAAGTCTTTACCCTGGTTCATGTAGCTTGGCGGACTTTAGTAGAATGAATCTGATTGGTGTTGAAGATACCTGGGTCTTATGTCCAGTAAATTTAATCTAATTAGTTGATGTTGCCATCTAAACTCTGGTAAACAGAATCTAATTGGTTTGTGTTAGTGTCTAAACTCTGGTACACTGAATCAAATTGGTTGGTGTTGGTATTTAGGTTTTGGTAGACCAGCTGCATTCTGATGTTCTGAATCTGAGGTGTCTCATTTTCATAATCAgaagtctgaaaaaaaaaatatataaaaacaggtcataaaaaatcattttgcaataaaaataaaagtatgcaGTTGTATTTGGATGTAAAACCATTGGACATATATAGTGTCTAATAATGAATTAGTCACATATTTGTATCATGGTACAAGctcaaaaaaatatttcagtctAAAGAAGTTTGGAGTCTGATTAAATGGTGTGgtaattttttaatgtaaaatatagataaatagtaTAAATCAATTTTGCGTTTATGTTTTACATAGAGTATagtgctataaataaaacattgttcaacATCTTGTTGTTCttctaaaataattattgatattttaATGTTGGTGTCACAAATGAGACATTCTCTTGGGTCTCTTTGTCTTTGGAGATTAAACTGcaatatatttaactttttggtatatacagtgggtacggaaagtattcagacccccttaaatttttACTCTTTGTTATactgcagccatttgctaaaatcatttgagttaatttcttttccttagtaatgtacacatagcaccccatattgacagaaaaacacagaattgttaacattgttgcagatttattaaaaaagaaaaactgaaatatcacatggtcctaaatattcagaccctttgctgtgacactcatatatttaactcaggtgctgtccatttcttctgatcattCTTGAGATGGTTCCACACCTCTatttgagtccagctgtgtttgattatactgattggacttgattaggaaagtcacacacctgtctatataagaccttacagatcacaatgcatgtcagagcaaatgagaatcatcatgaggtcaaaggaactgcctgaagagctcagagaaAGAATTGTGgtaaggcacagatctggccaaAGTTACAAGGTTTGCTGCTGGCTTGGCTTAAAATAGGGGCTGGGACCGACATCATGTCTAGCGCTGTGACAATTTCGGAATGCCGTGGTAAATTCCAGTGCTGACATTCTCCGAATGGGGCAGTCAGCTTCAGGGTGTTTAGCTAGGACCACAGGTTCTGAGCATCCGTGGGGTCCATTGTTGGCTAGATTATTCTGTCACAAATGGTGACCtataggacccaaatgcaggacgcaaCAGGGGTAAGGTGAAAGCTATCTTTAATAGGGCGAGTTAGCAGAGTAACAAAAGtaaaagcacattccaaaaataCAGTCCTTAATCTGAGACCAGGCAGCCAGAGCAATGcaaaagttttaaaaacagaaatcaaaaacagtaaaaaaaattggacaAACAGAGCAACAAAGGGTAGAgcagaaatacaaacaaaaaaacaagtccaAGTCCAAACCAGTGCAGAGGCAGAGCAGTGCTGGGGTCAGGGTCAGGATCAGgctcaggaacaggaacaggagtAGGGAACAAGAATTAGAACAAGCAGGATGACAAGATCACTCTCAGGGACCTAGGAAGCCAGTGAGATAATCTGACAGGCAGTAAAAGTGTTTCTGTCCTTAAATACCGGGTGGCACAgaaaaaacggcaagatggatGCCGAATCGGAAGTGTGCCCCACTATAACGGAAATCCCTGACTCACTGAGCACAATCTTGAGGTAACTATTGACAATCAATAGTCATTTTCCACTAATGTTGCAAATCTGATATGCTCATGTTGATTTCCACTTCCTATAGCCcctgcatcagatttaaaacacggACGCTCATGTGCACAGcccaaaatggaccagcaccaatAAACCTTTAAGCTTCTATCATACCCTGTACCACACAACATTCCATCCTTTATTATTGCTCAGATGATCCCACCTTCACTCACAAGGAAGGAAGAATGCAAGGAACCAGGAAGAGCTGAATCAAGGCTTTTCTAGATTGATCTTCTTTAAAATCTTCTAGATAGAAATCTAGATATTGGAATGAACACCCCCTAGATGTATGTACAGCTGAGTCACTAGCAGTCCTCAAATGACAACTAATGACTTACCTCCTTTTGAAGTAATTAAATTAGAATTTAGGGGAATCAAATCTTTTCTGTTCTTACTATATTACATCGCCTACAGagtttataaatgatttatgtaaatgttcatCTTGATGTTTTAAATGAGCAAATTAAGAGAAATGGAAACAGTTGTAAATATCTATATGGTTGCATGAGACTTTTTATCCTTATTCAGTGCTGCAGATGAATATTCACTTACCATGTTATTAGCTTCTGATCGCTGGTTCATTGCGGCAGAACCTgcaaaaagtaagaaaaaaaatcagacaaacaGGAAGATTTCAACATGAAACCTTTgtcagtgaagtgtgtgtgtgtgtgtgtgtgtgtgtgtgtgtgtgtgtgtgggctggtATTTTGTGTTTCTAAGGAAATAGTACCTTGTATCATGTTTCTTCTAATCTTGAAGATTAGTAAAAAGCCTCCCACCAGCAGCAGggccacacagacacacacagtggtggagatgatgatggtgatggtagcAATTGAGAAACCTGCTGATGACATTTGATTTCAACATTCATCTTAAAACAACTTCATCTTCACATCATAAACATATGCTGAATCATTGATGTGTAAATAATGTGTTAATATTTCATgactttttaaaacacacaagcTAAACTGCAGTATATCCTGCTATATCCTTTATATCCTATTTTTAAAGCTcatttaaatgtgacatttaaaTCATTAGTAGTCACAGGATGAATCACTTTGTACAGAGCAGAGCAGAAAATTGTGAAATACATGGCAGATGCAAGTGCCATAAATGCTAAACCAGAGAAGTCATGTGATGTGCAAAAAAACCtgactggcaaaaaaaaaaaaaaaaagcattggatAAAAGAAAGTCAGCAATGAGACACCAATCATAAAATATTAGGCTTGTTGAgtcacaaaaaatattaatatacactGATTTTGTGAAtagagtgtttgtgtgagagtaaTTGCCAGTAGCTTGGAGACTGTGTGAGATCTGAGAGTTGGAGTTTGCGGGCGCCATCTTTCAGGAACCGATGACATTAAGAAGAAACTATTActagaaagaaagtaattttttaaatatttgcatagtAACAGTCAAACAAATAAcagtcacatttttttattattgtttttttaaggaTCCAGAGGTGACCATGTGATGATATGAGGAGGAGAGCCTGTAAGGAACCAGATTCATCTGGATGGTGaattatttacacttttattgcaacaaataaaataactaacaaacaaacagataaaagGCTCAGAAGGTGACTTTGATCAATATTTGAAATCTGCTTTTCACCCATTATAGTGTAAAGTGGATTTCCTCATAGTGATGCACTTTTTCAGCAGGACGTTTCTTTCAGCAAAACCTTTATTCTAGTCTAAATGAAATTTATCACTTAATCAAATTCCATCTCAAATCCATATCTAGTTACAGACTAAATacagtgttgtgttttgtgcttCTTCTGTTGATGAGCATCATAAAGATTTCATATattaaagaaaagacaaaaaagtccttatattattattattattattattattattattattattattattattattcagattCTGTCTATCTCAAACATAATGCCTGAACTTCCTAGCAATAATAAACCAGTTGTTGGTGTCTTCATGTCTGGACCTGATTTGCCCTCCCATGATGAAAACAGaccacaaatatatttattggaaAGTCTTACCAGGTTCAGGTGTGTCTGATGGAACATCTGGATTTTTGGTTGTGAATTGCGCTGCTTCTGGTCATGTGCATCATTcatatgattatgaatattaatgaaaagATAAGTCATAATTAAAATAAGTGATAATGATATGGGGAACTAAAACCACTGGTTCCCAGTATTGTTCCTTCAAATAGACTCTAATTTACAGAGCTGCTGTTTCAATCATCTCAATATCTCCATTGATAGTAAATGATAAATGATGGTAAAAAATTTCTCACCAGTAGTTTGGAGATGTATTGTTGTGAAGAGCGAGTGAGAAATGATCTCAGTCTCATCCTTAACAACTGCACAGAAATAAACTCCTCCATCGTCTTCTCTCACATCATTAATGTTCACACTGAACACTTTATTCCTCACGTCATCAGAAATGGAGAATCTGTCGTCCTGATGTGGGTCTGTTTCACTGGTGCTGATTATTTCAGTTAAAGAGCGATTGTTCTGTTTGTAGAAAGACTTTATATTTCTTTCAAACTCTTCTGGATAGGAGCAGCTGATCGTCACATTCTGTCCCAAAGAACCTGCTACTGATTTCATCTCACTGCAACACGGGTCTGTCAATCACACAAACTGAATTAGTGTAGAATTATTTATACCTCAGCTTTTATATCACAAATTCAGCTTTTATCTACTttaaatgtaggtgtgtgtgttttatctgcACAAAGAGAAAATCAACATCACTATGATTCTGATGaaggaacaaaataaataaaataaaataaacagcatcTGAAAAGTTTTACACTTCacctgattttatatttataaatgtccaGGAAAAATCTCGACATAAAATGATTTACTAGTCATCATAGATCAGCTGAACACAACGGTTTTATactgaattatattaaatatattttaacactaaaatatataaaatatcaagcAGTTAAAGATTTCTCACCACGGTTCAGTTTCAGGTTAATGTCCTGATTCCACACACTGTGTTCTCCAACCTGATACAGTCCAGTATCCTCTACCCTCAGGGTTCTGATTATCAGTGTAAGACTTTGATCAgagaaaatcagagtaaatTTGCCCTTATGACCATCTCTGATCAACTCTGTGCCCCGAGCTTCTATTATCCTTTCACACTGATGGCCTGGTTTTAATTTGCAAAAATACACAGTAGATCtccaatttattttgtgtttgaagTCAATTATGACGTGACCTCCTGGGAAACCAGTCACATCCAAACAGTACACTGGACCTgccaatcaaaataaaatcatttcagtcatttttctgataataataataataataataataataataataataataataataaattgtcacTACTACATTTCAGCACTAACACACAGTAACTGCAGCACAACATCCTGAAGGTTCCTCCTGCTCCACTCTGTAGTTTCTTATGTAAAGTAGAATAACTGACCTGAGATCAGGTAGAAGGTGGTGATTAGGAGGAGCTGGATCTTCATTCTGTACTGACATAAAAGCTTCACTGGTGTTCACAATCACTTCATTCTGCCATCAAACAACGTCTGTGGGAATTTAAGTATGAAGAATGTGTTTCTGTGTAGTTTCTACATCTCTCTACCACCAGTTAGGGTTTGATCATTTCCTCCTTTTACTCAGAATCCTCCCACTGTTAATGTTGCATCACCATCATCTCTTAACTGATCAATTACGTtatgaaaaataatcaaaccctgaaaaaaaatttaaaacctCTTCTTCCCAACCATTGcttcccccccctctctctctctcttcctttctctaatgaatttaataaaaacagaaagtgaaatatataaatatggctGGTGGTAAGAatctgtgtgtgctgtgtggcACCAGTGTGAGTTTAtcatcagaacagaaaaaagacattttatttttgtaggtATTTGATCATCGATGTTGAAAGCAGGTTTTTAGACAGGAATAACTGACACTGATCCAAAACAGGAAATGACCAAACAGACAGACGTGTGTTTCCTCACCAGTCAAATACCACAGAAATATCAGCAACTGTTCTTAAACCAACACAACGTTGAAGAGagagtggaagagagagagagagagagagagagagagataagagagagagagagagagagagagagagagagagagagagagagagagagagagagagagagagagagagagagagagagagagagagataaagagagagagagagagagagagagagagagagagagagagagagagagagagagagagagagagagagagagagagagagaaagataaagagagagagagagagagagagagagagagagagagagagaaagataaagagagagagagagagagagagagagagagagagagagagagagacgatgGTTGGGAAGaggttttgtaatttttttcagggtttgattatttttttataaagtaattGATCAGCTGAGAGATGATGGTGATGCAACATTAACAGCAGGAGGATTCTGAGTATTTGAGTACGACACACACCACAGAAAGAGGAAATGATCAAAGCCTACACAACTGGTGGTAGAGAGATGTAGAAACTACACAGAAACACATTCTTCATACTTAAATTCCCACAGACGTTGTTTGATGGCAGAATGAAGTGATTGTGAACACCAGTGAAGCTTTTATGTCAGTACAGAATGAAGATCCAGCTCCTCCTAATCACCACCTTCTACCTGATCTCAGGTCAGTTATTCTACTTTACATAAGAAACTACAGAGTGGAGCAGGAGGAACCTTCAGGATGTTGTGCTGCAGTTACTGTGTGTTAGTGCTGAAATGTAGTAgtgacaatttattattattattattattattattattattattattattattattattatcagaaaaatgactgaaatgattttattttgattggcAGGTCCAGTGTACTGTTTGGATGTGACTGGTTTCCCAGGAGGTCACGTCATAATTGaattcaaacacaaaataaattggaGATCTACTGTGTATTTTTGCAAATTAAAACCAGGCCATCAGTGTGAAAGGATAATAGAAGCTCGGGGCACAGAGTTGATCAGAGATGGTCATAAGGGCAAatttactctgattttctcTGATCAAAGTCTTACACTGATAATCAGAACCCTGAGGGTAGAGGATACTGGACTGTATCAGGTTGGAGAACACAGTGTGTGGAATCAGGACATTAACCTGAAACTGAACCGTGGTGAGAAATCTTTAACTgcttgatattttatatattttagtgttaaaatatatttaatataattcagtATAAAACCGTTGTGTTCAGCTGATCTATGATGACTAGTAAATAAATTTATGTCGAGATTTTTCCtggacatttataaatataaaatcaggtGAAGTGTAAAACTTTTCAgatgctgtttattttattttatttattttgctcctTCATCAGAATCATAGTGATGTTGATTTTCTCTTTGTgcagataaaacacacacacctacatttaaAGTAGATAAAAGCTGAATTTGTGATATAAAAGCTGAGGTATAAATAATTCTACACTAATTCAGTTTGTGTGATTGACAGATCCGTGTTGCAGTGAGATGAAATCAGTAGCAGGTTCTTTGGGACAGAATGTGACGATCAGCTGCTCCTATCCAGAAGAGTTTGAAAGAAATATAAAGTCTTTCTACAAACAGAACAATCGCTCTTTAACTGAAATAATCCTCACCAGTGGAGCAGAACAGCATCAGGACGACAGATTCTCCATTTCTGATGACGTGAGGAATAAAGTGTTCAGTGTGAACATTAATGATGTGAGAGAAGACGATGGAGGAGTTTATTTCTGTGCAGTTGTTAAGGATGAGACTGAGATCATTTCTCACTCGCTCTTCACAACAATACATCTCCAAACTACTGGTGAGAAATTTTTTaccatcatttatatttttgcagaTATTGAGATGATTGAAACAGAAGCTCTGTAAATAAGAATCTATTTGAAGGAACAATACTGGGAACCAGTGCAGTACAGGGGTTTTAGTTCCCCATATCATTATCACTTATTTTAATTATGACTTATCTTTTCATTAATATATGAACATGCTCATCATTCATAATCATATGAATGATGCACATGACCAGAAGCAGCGCAATTCACAACCAAAAATCCAGATGTTCCA from Silurus meridionalis isolate SWU-2019-XX chromosome 24, ASM1480568v1, whole genome shotgun sequence encodes the following:
- the LOC124378504 gene encoding CMRF35-like molecule 8 isoform X2; translated protein: MKIQLLLITTFYLISGPVYCLDVTGFPGGHVIIDFKHKINWRSTVYFCKLKPGHQCERIIEARGTELIRDGHKGKFTLIFSDQSLTLIIRTLRVEDTGLYQVGEHSVWNQDINLKLNRDPCCSEMKSVAGSLGQNVTISCSYPEEFERNIKSFYKQNNRSLTEIISTSETDPHQDDRFSISDDVRNKVFSVNINDVREDDGGVYFCAVVKDETEIISHSLFTTIHLQTTEAAQFTTKNPDVPSDTPEPGFSIATITIIISTTVCVCVALLLVGGFLLIFKIRRNMIQGSAAMNQRSEANNMTSDYENETPQIQNIRMQLVYQNLNTNTNQFDSVYQSLDTNTNQLDSVYQSLDGNIN
- the LOC124378504 gene encoding CMRF35-like molecule 8 isoform X1, encoding MKIQLLLITTFYLISGPVYCLDVTGFPGGHVIIDFKHKINWRSTVYFCKLKPGHQCERIIEARGTELIRDGHKGKFTLIFSDQSLTLIIRTLRVEDTGLYQVGEHSVWNQDINLKLNRDPCCSEMKSVAGSLGQNVTISCSYPEEFERNIKSFYKQNNRSLTEIISTSETDPHQDDRFSISDDVRNKVFSVNINDVREDDGGVYFCAVVKDETEIISHSLFTTIHLQTTEAAQFTTKNPDVPSDTPEPAGFSIATITIIISTTVCVCVALLLVGGFLLIFKIRRNMIQGSAAMNQRSEANNMTSDYENETPQIQNIRMQLVYQNLNTNTNQFDSVYQSLDTNTNQLDSVYQSLDGNIN
- the LOC124378504 gene encoding CMRF35-like molecule 8 isoform X3, which codes for MKIQLLLITTFYLISGPVYCLDVTGFPGGHVIIDFKHKINWRSTVYFCKLKPGHQCERIIEARGTELIRDGHKGKFTLIFSDQSLTLIIRTLRVEDTGLYQVGEHSVWNQDINLKLNRDPCCSEMKSVAGSLGQNVTISCSYPEEFERNIKSFYKQNNRSLTEIISTSETDPHQDDRFSISDDVRNKVFSVNINDVREDDGGVYFCAVVKDETEIISHSLFTTIHLQTTAAQFTTKNPDVPSDTPEPAGFSIATITIIISTTVCVCVALLLVGGFLLIFKIRRNMIQGSAAMNQRSEANNMTSDYENETPQIQNIRMQLVYQNLNTNTNQFDSVYQSLDTNTNQLDSVYQSLDGNIN
- the LOC124378504 gene encoding CMRF35-like molecule 8 isoform X4, which encodes MKIQLLLITTFYLISGPVYCLDVTGFPGGHVIIDFKHKINWRSTVYFCKLKPGHQCERIIEARGTELIRDGHKGKFTLIFSDQSLTLIIRTLRVEDTGLYQVGEHSVWNQDINLKLNRDPCCSEMKSVAGSLGQNVTISCSYPEEFERNIKSFYKQNNRSLTEIISTSETDPHQDDRFSISDDVRNKVFSVNINDVREDDGGVYFCAVVKDETEIISHSLFTTIHLQTTAAQFTTKNPDVPSDTPEPGFSIATITIIISTTVCVCVALLLVGGFLLIFKIRRNMIQGSAAMNQRSEANNMTSDYENETPQIQNIRMQLVYQNLNTNTNQFDSVYQSLDTNTNQLDSVYQSLDGNIN